The region AAACAATCTTCACCCGCATAATCAATGGCACCCTGGCTTATCTGGACTATTACGGGCGCATTTTCTTCCTCTGCAGCCTCAATTATCGCCTGTGCTGTCTCGAGGTTGTTGGCGTTAAAAGCGCCCACAGCAAACTTATTTTCCATGGCATATATTAACATGCCCTTGCTATCTATTAGAGGCATAATATCACTCTCCAACAAGGTAATCTCTTATTTCTTCGAATTCCCTTAAGGAAATCCCTCGCTCTCCCAAATACCTGGGGTTTTCCACTCCTTTTTTGTGGTCAGCGTGGTAATCAGAACCGCCAGTAAAGAATTTTACCCTCCCTTTATACTCTTCTTTTACAATTCTTTCGATCTCGTCATCACTTAAAGAACCTTTATAGCTGGTCTTGCTGTAGGTATAGCAGGCCTCTATTCCGTCCAATCCATGTTTTACCAACCTGTCTATATACTCCTTCCTGGTCAAATTCCTGCCATCGGGGTATGTTATGACTTCATCTATGAGGAATGGGTGGGCAAGTACCGCTGTGCCTCCGCAAGCTTTAATCAAATCTATCGCATCAAAAGGACTTATCTTTTTTCTCCTCACGTTAAGCTCCGGGTCATCTCTGACCAGTATTTTCGCTTCCTGCCAGGTAGGAGCGTATCCTTTTTTAGCCATTACCTCAAAAATATGTTTTCTCTGAACCTCATCCGGATCTCTGTACCGTACGTTTCCTTCTTCGTCCGTATACCTAAGTATCTCATTTTCGTAATCTATAGGCATGCCTTTTGACGTCAGAATCTCGCAAAGTTCCCTATAAGCATCGGACTTACTCCTTTTTGCCCTCTCCACTTCTTCTTGTAAGAGAGGGCTTTCAAAATCCATTTTGTATCCCAGGATGTGAACATCGTCTACGTAAGTGTCGCAGGAAAATTCATATCCCAGAACCAACTCGAGCCCGTACTTCTTGGCGTACAGCCTTATATCAAGCTTTTCCCCATCAGTTTCTACATAAAGAGGCGGCTGTATGTCGTGGTCGGTTATCGCTACAACTTTCAACCCCGCTTCTTTTGCATTAAT is a window of Caldanaerovirga acetigignens DNA encoding:
- a CDS encoding PHP domain-containing protein, with the protein product MRYDCDLHCHTVRSDGYDTPEELIINAKEAGLKVVAITDHDIQPPLYVETDGEKLDIRLYAKKYGLELVLGYEFSCDTYVDDVHILGYKMDFESPLLQEEVERAKRSKSDAYRELCEILTSKGMPIDYENEILRYTDEEGNVRYRDPDEVQRKHIFEVMAKKGYAPTWQEAKILVRDDPELNVRRKKISPFDAIDLIKACGGTAVLAHPFLIDEVITYPDGRNLTRKEYIDRLVKHGLDGIEACYTYSKTSYKGSLSDDEIERIVKEEYKGRVKFFTGGSDYHADHKKGVENPRYLGERGISLREFEEIRDYLVGE